A single window of Osmia bicornis bicornis chromosome 14, iOsmBic2.1, whole genome shotgun sequence DNA harbors:
- the LOC114872735 gene encoding ankyrin repeat and death domain-containing protein 1A-like isoform X1, with protein MEDKGELTKTPSPLNINEAIEEEVLNQKSARILKNDLLLYEAVIKNEADTVRKVLKETVDVNSKNNYGRAPIHWAASRGNTEIIEMLIQSKCDIEAKDKFGMRPLHMAARYGHRDAVKMLINAGASVSAMNKKQHTLLMCAARGNNIRVVEYLSEAVESLNGDATDCTGATALHHAASAGHPAMITALSNISRIELNATDKKGQTPIHCACAEEHLEAVEVLIGLGANGDAQDNEGNTPLHVATRTRHTAIAQLLLKAGANTELTDEMGFTPLHVAASQGCKGILDSMIQHGAALNKQCKYGNTPLHLACQNNEVETVEILINKGVDLNCLNSVGKIDVPLRTDSDSFLFLFQRLQSPIHIAAEMGHTDICELLLAAGANIEQREQSGRTPLYIAARGSFTAIVDMIIKTARLDYPTPEDSTVEKEIRDLTPARRRWREGSRGGSISSNNSGLPEYVRSVLWKLAYKQLGPEDWKKLALHWAFTQDQIRAIEHQYTAPIIGRSSYKEHGFRMLMIWASGLNPEVPITKELCDALFAVDKKSIAESVRKHMDQEKEGKLKLSKQRCHKCSIA; from the exons ATGGAGGACAAAGGGGAGTTAACGAAGACACCCTCACCCTTGAATATCAACGAGGCAATCGAGGAAGAGGTGTTGAACCAAAAGTCTGCTAGAA TACTTAAGAACGATCTTTTGCTATACGAAGCCGTAATTAAGAACGAAGCGGACACCGTTCGGAAAGTACTCAAAGAAACCGTCGACGTCAACTCGAAAAATAAT TATGGTAGAGCACCAATTCATTGGGCAGCATCCAGAGGCAACACTGAGATCATCGAGATGCTGATACAATCGAAATGCGACATCGAAGCCAAAGATAAG TTCGGCATGCGCCCTTTACACATGGCCGCGCGGTATGGACACAGGGACGCGGTGAAAATGTTAATCAACGCTGGGGCAAGCGTGTCCGCGATGAACaag AAACAGCACACCCTTTTAATGTGCGCTGCTCGAGGCAACAACATCCGCGTCGTCGAATACCTTTCCGAGGCCGTGGAATCGTTGAACGGCGATGCAACGGATTGCACCGGTGCGACTGCACTTCATCATGCAGCCAGCGCTGGTCATCCGGCTATGATAACCGCCCTCTCCAATATATCACGGATCGAGCTGAATGCCACGGATAAA AAAGGGCAGACACCTATCCATTGTGCTTGCGCGGAGGAGCATCTGGAGGCTGTCGAGGTTCTGATAGGGCTCGGGGCGAACGGGGACGCGCAGGACAACGAAGGGAACACACCGCTGCACGTGGCCACAAGAACAAGGCACACAGCCATAgctcaattattattaaaggcCGGGGCGAACACCGAGCTGACCGACGAA ATGGGTTTCACTCCGCTTCACGTTGCCGCGAGTCAAGGCTGCAAAGGGATCTTGGACTCGATGATTCAACACGGCGCAGCGCTCAACAAACAGTGCAAG TACGGGAACACGCCTTTGCACTTGGCCTGTCAGAACAACGAAGTAGAAACGGTGGAGATACTGATCAATAAGGGCGTCGATTTGAATTGTTTAAATTCGGTGGGTAAGATCGATGTTCCTCTTAGGACAGATTCTGATTCGTTCCTTTTTCTGTTTCAGAGACTACAATCGCCTATACATATCGCCGCCGAGATGGGACACACGGACATTTGCGAGCTTTTGCTTGCAGCAGGTGCGAATATCGAGCAAAGGGAACAG AGCGGGAGAACGCCACTTTACATTGCGGCGAGGGGTAGTTTCACAGCCATCGTGGACATGATCATTAAAACAGCGAGATTGGACTACCCCACACCG GAAGATTCGACGGTTGAAAAGGAAATTCGAGACCTAACCCCGGCAAGAAGAAGATGGCGAGAAGGATCCAGGGGTGGAAGTATCTCCAGCAACAATAGCGGTCTTCCAGAGTACGTTCGATCGGTTTTATGGAAGTTGGCGTACAAACAATTGGGACCCGAAGACTGGAAGAAATTGGCACTCCATTGGGCTTTCACCCAGGATCAGATTCGGGCTATCGAGCATCAGTACACgg CTCCTATTATAGGTCGTTCGAGTTACAAGGAACACGGTTTCCGGATGCTGATGATCTGGGCCTCGGGATTGAATCCGGAAGTTCCCATAACCAAGGAACTCTGCGACGCTTTGTTTGCGGTAGATAAAAAGTCCATTGCTG AGTCTGTTCGCAAGCACATGGATCAAGAAAAAGAGGGGAAATTGAAGTTGAGTAAACAGCGTTGCCATAAATGCTCCATCGCGTAA
- the LOC114872735 gene encoding ankyrin repeat and death domain-containing protein 1A-like isoform X4 produces the protein MEDKGELTKTPSPLNINEAIEEEVLNQKSARILKNDLLLYEAVIKNEADTVRKVLKETVDVNSKNNYGRAPIHWAASRGNTEIIEMLIQSKCDIEAKDKFGMRPLHMAARYGHRDAVKMLINAGASVSAMNKKQHTLLMCAARGNNIRVVEYLSEAVESLNGDATDCTGATALHHAASAGHPAMITALSNISRIELNATDKKGQTPIHCACAEEHLEAVEVLIGLGANGDAQDNEGNTPLHVATRTRHTAIAQLLLKAGANTELTDEMGFTPLHVAASQGCKGILDSMIQHGAALNKQCKYGNTPLHLACQNNEVETVEILINKGVDLNCLNSRLQSPIHIAAEMGHTDICELLLAAGANIEQREQSGRTPLYIAARGSFTAIVDMIIKTARLDYPTPEDSTVEKEIRDLTPARRRWREGSRGGSISSNNSGLPEYVRSVLWKLAYKQLGPEDWKKLALHWAFTQDQIRAIEHQYTGRSSYKEHGFRMLMIWASGLNPEVPITKELCDALFAVDKKSIAESVRKHMDQEKEGKLKLSKQRCHKCSIA, from the exons ATGGAGGACAAAGGGGAGTTAACGAAGACACCCTCACCCTTGAATATCAACGAGGCAATCGAGGAAGAGGTGTTGAACCAAAAGTCTGCTAGAA TACTTAAGAACGATCTTTTGCTATACGAAGCCGTAATTAAGAACGAAGCGGACACCGTTCGGAAAGTACTCAAAGAAACCGTCGACGTCAACTCGAAAAATAAT TATGGTAGAGCACCAATTCATTGGGCAGCATCCAGAGGCAACACTGAGATCATCGAGATGCTGATACAATCGAAATGCGACATCGAAGCCAAAGATAAG TTCGGCATGCGCCCTTTACACATGGCCGCGCGGTATGGACACAGGGACGCGGTGAAAATGTTAATCAACGCTGGGGCAAGCGTGTCCGCGATGAACaag AAACAGCACACCCTTTTAATGTGCGCTGCTCGAGGCAACAACATCCGCGTCGTCGAATACCTTTCCGAGGCCGTGGAATCGTTGAACGGCGATGCAACGGATTGCACCGGTGCGACTGCACTTCATCATGCAGCCAGCGCTGGTCATCCGGCTATGATAACCGCCCTCTCCAATATATCACGGATCGAGCTGAATGCCACGGATAAA AAAGGGCAGACACCTATCCATTGTGCTTGCGCGGAGGAGCATCTGGAGGCTGTCGAGGTTCTGATAGGGCTCGGGGCGAACGGGGACGCGCAGGACAACGAAGGGAACACACCGCTGCACGTGGCCACAAGAACAAGGCACACAGCCATAgctcaattattattaaaggcCGGGGCGAACACCGAGCTGACCGACGAA ATGGGTTTCACTCCGCTTCACGTTGCCGCGAGTCAAGGCTGCAAAGGGATCTTGGACTCGATGATTCAACACGGCGCAGCGCTCAACAAACAGTGCAAG TACGGGAACACGCCTTTGCACTTGGCCTGTCAGAACAACGAAGTAGAAACGGTGGAGATACTGATCAATAAGGGCGTCGATTTGAATTGTTTAAATTCG AGACTACAATCGCCTATACATATCGCCGCCGAGATGGGACACACGGACATTTGCGAGCTTTTGCTTGCAGCAGGTGCGAATATCGAGCAAAGGGAACAG AGCGGGAGAACGCCACTTTACATTGCGGCGAGGGGTAGTTTCACAGCCATCGTGGACATGATCATTAAAACAGCGAGATTGGACTACCCCACACCG GAAGATTCGACGGTTGAAAAGGAAATTCGAGACCTAACCCCGGCAAGAAGAAGATGGCGAGAAGGATCCAGGGGTGGAAGTATCTCCAGCAACAATAGCGGTCTTCCAGAGTACGTTCGATCGGTTTTATGGAAGTTGGCGTACAAACAATTGGGACCCGAAGACTGGAAGAAATTGGCACTCCATTGGGCTTTCACCCAGGATCAGATTCGGGCTATCGAGCATCAGTACACgg GTCGTTCGAGTTACAAGGAACACGGTTTCCGGATGCTGATGATCTGGGCCTCGGGATTGAATCCGGAAGTTCCCATAACCAAGGAACTCTGCGACGCTTTGTTTGCGGTAGATAAAAAGTCCATTGCTG AGTCTGTTCGCAAGCACATGGATCAAGAAAAAGAGGGGAAATTGAAGTTGAGTAAACAGCGTTGCCATAAATGCTCCATCGCGTAA
- the LOC114872735 gene encoding ankyrin repeat and death domain-containing protein 1A-like isoform X2 yields the protein MEDKGELTKTPSPLNINEAIEEEVLNQKSARILKNDLLLYEAVIKNEADTVRKVLKETVDVNSKNNYGRAPIHWAASRGNTEIIEMLIQSKCDIEAKDKFGMRPLHMAARYGHRDAVKMLINAGASVSAMNKKQHTLLMCAARGNNIRVVEYLSEAVESLNGDATDCTGATALHHAASAGHPAMITALSNISRIELNATDKKGQTPIHCACAEEHLEAVEVLIGLGANGDAQDNEGNTPLHVATRTRHTAIAQLLLKAGANTELTDEMGFTPLHVAASQGCKGILDSMIQHGAALNKQCKYGNTPLHLACQNNEVETVEILINKGVDLNCLNSVGKIDVPLRTDSDSFLFLFQRLQSPIHIAAEMGHTDICELLLAAGANIEQREQSGRTPLYIAARGSFTAIVDMIIKTARLDYPTPEDSTVEKEIRDLTPARRRWREGSRGGSISSNNSGLPEYVRSVLWKLAYKQLGPEDWKKLALHWAFTQDQIRAIEHQYTGRSSYKEHGFRMLMIWASGLNPEVPITKELCDALFAVDKKSIAESVRKHMDQEKEGKLKLSKQRCHKCSIA from the exons ATGGAGGACAAAGGGGAGTTAACGAAGACACCCTCACCCTTGAATATCAACGAGGCAATCGAGGAAGAGGTGTTGAACCAAAAGTCTGCTAGAA TACTTAAGAACGATCTTTTGCTATACGAAGCCGTAATTAAGAACGAAGCGGACACCGTTCGGAAAGTACTCAAAGAAACCGTCGACGTCAACTCGAAAAATAAT TATGGTAGAGCACCAATTCATTGGGCAGCATCCAGAGGCAACACTGAGATCATCGAGATGCTGATACAATCGAAATGCGACATCGAAGCCAAAGATAAG TTCGGCATGCGCCCTTTACACATGGCCGCGCGGTATGGACACAGGGACGCGGTGAAAATGTTAATCAACGCTGGGGCAAGCGTGTCCGCGATGAACaag AAACAGCACACCCTTTTAATGTGCGCTGCTCGAGGCAACAACATCCGCGTCGTCGAATACCTTTCCGAGGCCGTGGAATCGTTGAACGGCGATGCAACGGATTGCACCGGTGCGACTGCACTTCATCATGCAGCCAGCGCTGGTCATCCGGCTATGATAACCGCCCTCTCCAATATATCACGGATCGAGCTGAATGCCACGGATAAA AAAGGGCAGACACCTATCCATTGTGCTTGCGCGGAGGAGCATCTGGAGGCTGTCGAGGTTCTGATAGGGCTCGGGGCGAACGGGGACGCGCAGGACAACGAAGGGAACACACCGCTGCACGTGGCCACAAGAACAAGGCACACAGCCATAgctcaattattattaaaggcCGGGGCGAACACCGAGCTGACCGACGAA ATGGGTTTCACTCCGCTTCACGTTGCCGCGAGTCAAGGCTGCAAAGGGATCTTGGACTCGATGATTCAACACGGCGCAGCGCTCAACAAACAGTGCAAG TACGGGAACACGCCTTTGCACTTGGCCTGTCAGAACAACGAAGTAGAAACGGTGGAGATACTGATCAATAAGGGCGTCGATTTGAATTGTTTAAATTCGGTGGGTAAGATCGATGTTCCTCTTAGGACAGATTCTGATTCGTTCCTTTTTCTGTTTCAGAGACTACAATCGCCTATACATATCGCCGCCGAGATGGGACACACGGACATTTGCGAGCTTTTGCTTGCAGCAGGTGCGAATATCGAGCAAAGGGAACAG AGCGGGAGAACGCCACTTTACATTGCGGCGAGGGGTAGTTTCACAGCCATCGTGGACATGATCATTAAAACAGCGAGATTGGACTACCCCACACCG GAAGATTCGACGGTTGAAAAGGAAATTCGAGACCTAACCCCGGCAAGAAGAAGATGGCGAGAAGGATCCAGGGGTGGAAGTATCTCCAGCAACAATAGCGGTCTTCCAGAGTACGTTCGATCGGTTTTATGGAAGTTGGCGTACAAACAATTGGGACCCGAAGACTGGAAGAAATTGGCACTCCATTGGGCTTTCACCCAGGATCAGATTCGGGCTATCGAGCATCAGTACACgg GTCGTTCGAGTTACAAGGAACACGGTTTCCGGATGCTGATGATCTGGGCCTCGGGATTGAATCCGGAAGTTCCCATAACCAAGGAACTCTGCGACGCTTTGTTTGCGGTAGATAAAAAGTCCATTGCTG AGTCTGTTCGCAAGCACATGGATCAAGAAAAAGAGGGGAAATTGAAGTTGAGTAAACAGCGTTGCCATAAATGCTCCATCGCGTAA
- the LOC114872735 gene encoding ankyrin repeat and death domain-containing protein 1A-like isoform X3 encodes MEDKGELTKTPSPLNINEAIEEEVLNQKSARILKNDLLLYEAVIKNEADTVRKVLKETVDVNSKNNYGRAPIHWAASRGNTEIIEMLIQSKCDIEAKDKFGMRPLHMAARYGHRDAVKMLINAGASVSAMNKKQHTLLMCAARGNNIRVVEYLSEAVESLNGDATDCTGATALHHAASAGHPAMITALSNISRIELNATDKKGQTPIHCACAEEHLEAVEVLIGLGANGDAQDNEGNTPLHVATRTRHTAIAQLLLKAGANTELTDEMGFTPLHVAASQGCKGILDSMIQHGAALNKQCKYGNTPLHLACQNNEVETVEILINKGVDLNCLNSRLQSPIHIAAEMGHTDICELLLAAGANIEQREQSGRTPLYIAARGSFTAIVDMIIKTARLDYPTPEDSTVEKEIRDLTPARRRWREGSRGGSISSNNSGLPEYVRSVLWKLAYKQLGPEDWKKLALHWAFTQDQIRAIEHQYTAPIIGRSSYKEHGFRMLMIWASGLNPEVPITKELCDALFAVDKKSIAESVRKHMDQEKEGKLKLSKQRCHKCSIA; translated from the exons ATGGAGGACAAAGGGGAGTTAACGAAGACACCCTCACCCTTGAATATCAACGAGGCAATCGAGGAAGAGGTGTTGAACCAAAAGTCTGCTAGAA TACTTAAGAACGATCTTTTGCTATACGAAGCCGTAATTAAGAACGAAGCGGACACCGTTCGGAAAGTACTCAAAGAAACCGTCGACGTCAACTCGAAAAATAAT TATGGTAGAGCACCAATTCATTGGGCAGCATCCAGAGGCAACACTGAGATCATCGAGATGCTGATACAATCGAAATGCGACATCGAAGCCAAAGATAAG TTCGGCATGCGCCCTTTACACATGGCCGCGCGGTATGGACACAGGGACGCGGTGAAAATGTTAATCAACGCTGGGGCAAGCGTGTCCGCGATGAACaag AAACAGCACACCCTTTTAATGTGCGCTGCTCGAGGCAACAACATCCGCGTCGTCGAATACCTTTCCGAGGCCGTGGAATCGTTGAACGGCGATGCAACGGATTGCACCGGTGCGACTGCACTTCATCATGCAGCCAGCGCTGGTCATCCGGCTATGATAACCGCCCTCTCCAATATATCACGGATCGAGCTGAATGCCACGGATAAA AAAGGGCAGACACCTATCCATTGTGCTTGCGCGGAGGAGCATCTGGAGGCTGTCGAGGTTCTGATAGGGCTCGGGGCGAACGGGGACGCGCAGGACAACGAAGGGAACACACCGCTGCACGTGGCCACAAGAACAAGGCACACAGCCATAgctcaattattattaaaggcCGGGGCGAACACCGAGCTGACCGACGAA ATGGGTTTCACTCCGCTTCACGTTGCCGCGAGTCAAGGCTGCAAAGGGATCTTGGACTCGATGATTCAACACGGCGCAGCGCTCAACAAACAGTGCAAG TACGGGAACACGCCTTTGCACTTGGCCTGTCAGAACAACGAAGTAGAAACGGTGGAGATACTGATCAATAAGGGCGTCGATTTGAATTGTTTAAATTCG AGACTACAATCGCCTATACATATCGCCGCCGAGATGGGACACACGGACATTTGCGAGCTTTTGCTTGCAGCAGGTGCGAATATCGAGCAAAGGGAACAG AGCGGGAGAACGCCACTTTACATTGCGGCGAGGGGTAGTTTCACAGCCATCGTGGACATGATCATTAAAACAGCGAGATTGGACTACCCCACACCG GAAGATTCGACGGTTGAAAAGGAAATTCGAGACCTAACCCCGGCAAGAAGAAGATGGCGAGAAGGATCCAGGGGTGGAAGTATCTCCAGCAACAATAGCGGTCTTCCAGAGTACGTTCGATCGGTTTTATGGAAGTTGGCGTACAAACAATTGGGACCCGAAGACTGGAAGAAATTGGCACTCCATTGGGCTTTCACCCAGGATCAGATTCGGGCTATCGAGCATCAGTACACgg CTCCTATTATAGGTCGTTCGAGTTACAAGGAACACGGTTTCCGGATGCTGATGATCTGGGCCTCGGGATTGAATCCGGAAGTTCCCATAACCAAGGAACTCTGCGACGCTTTGTTTGCGGTAGATAAAAAGTCCATTGCTG AGTCTGTTCGCAAGCACATGGATCAAGAAAAAGAGGGGAAATTGAAGTTGAGTAAACAGCGTTGCCATAAATGCTCCATCGCGTAA